The proteins below come from a single Papaver somniferum cultivar HN1 chromosome 11, ASM357369v1, whole genome shotgun sequence genomic window:
- the LOC113321345 gene encoding ABC transporter C family member 13-like isoform X3 — protein MDIGVMKQLGYDDLIQPPIELNTSSCYSALLESWVAEQRDHKTHPSLFRAICYTYGWQYMYLGLLKVVNDCLGFVGPLLLNRLIWFLQQGSGHLDGYVLAISLGLTSIIKSFMDTQYTFLLAKLKLKLRSSIMTIMYHKCLSISLAERSKFSEGEIQTFMSVDADRTVNLFNSFHDMWSLPLQIGVALYLLYTQVKFAFLSGITITVLLIPVNKWLSTLIARATEEMMKQKDERIRKAGELLTYIRTLKMYGWELLFADRLRVARSLEVKYLSTRKYLDAWCVFFWATTPTLFSLFTFGLFVLTGHSLNAATVFTCLSLFNTLISPLNSFPWVINGLIDAIISTRRLAKFLSCPEHISQRVLTADPSSKFLFNPLVDIDFDHMAVIIRDASCTWLNINGEECSSVLNAITLDLPKGSLVVVIGEVGSGKSSLLNSILGETRLVRGRIHSFGSIAYASQVPWILSGTVRDNILFGREYDAKRYAEVLQACTLDVDISLMVGGDLAYIGEKGVNLSGGQKARLSLARAVYSGADIFMLDDVLSAVDTQVASWILYRAILGPLMNRQTRVLCTHNVQAMQSADMIVIMDKGEVKWAGSLAEYSVSPHVVVSSFEESMDSASQFARQDSNVWVSLDRKYEVLLQGNTATAQDEPQEFIEAELRKEGKVELSVYKAYAKFSSWPVVIIICISAVLMQVSRNGNDLWLSYWVDSVTGRHKANYSTSFYLVVLSVFCLSNSLLTLVRAFSFAFGGLRAAVQVHSDLLNKLISAPVNFFDRTPTGRLLNRLSSDLYMIDDSLPFILNILLANFVGLVGIAVVLSYVQVIFLLLLLPLWYIYSKLQFYYRATSRELRRLDSVSRSPIYTSFTETLDGSSTIRAFKAEDYFLGRFMDHIAFYQKTSYSELIASLWLSLRLQLLAAFIISFVALMAVLGSRADFPISLGTPGLVGLALSYTAPIVSLLSSFLSSFTETEKEMVSVERVLQYKDVPEEEFQGCKPLHKDWPFLGKIEFQNVTLRYLPSSPPALRGITFTVAGGTQVGVIGRTGAGKSSVINALFRLNSICGGCVIVDDVDIADSAVRDLRSHFAVVPQSPFLFEGLLRDNIDPYGVTSDSKIWEALEKCHVKDEVEAAGGLDIHVKEDGISFSVGQRQLLCLARALLKSSKVLCLDECTANVDTQTAKLLQNAISSETKGRTVITIAHRISTVMNMDKILILDQGRLVEEGDPRILLQDEFSRFSSFAKASTM, from the exons ATGGATATTGGAGTGATGAAGCAGCTTGGCTATGATGACTTAATCCAACCACCGATTGAACTGAACACATCTTCCTGCTATAGTGCTCTGCTAGAAAGTTGGGTAGCTGAACAGAGGGACCATAAAACACATCCTTCATTGTTTAGAGCAATTTGTTATACATATGGCTGGCAATATATGTATCTTGGTTTATTAAAG GTAGTGAATGACTGTCTTGGTTTTGTGGGACCACTACTTCTGAATAGACTTATTTGGTTTCTTCAACAAG GTTCTGGGCATTTGGATGGCTACGTTCTTGCCATTTCCTTGGGCCTTACATCCATCATTAA GTCGTTCATGGATACACAATATACTTTTCTCCTGGCGAAACTAAAACTAAAGCTAAGGTCCAGTATAATGACAATTATGTATCACAAG TGCCTCAGCATTAGCCTTGCAGAACGCTCAAAATTTTCTGAAGGTGAAATTCAGACATTCATGTCTGTGGATGCTGATCGAACAGTGAACCTGTTTAACAGCTTCCATGATATGTGGAG TCTGCCTTTACAAATTGGAGTGGCACTGTATCTACTGTACACTCAAGTCAAATTTGCTTTCCTTTCTGGAATCACAATAACGGTGTTGCTAATACCTG TAAACAAATGGCTCTCTACTTTGATCGCAAGAGCAACGGAGGAAATGATGAAACAAAAGGATGAAAG AATCAGAAAAGCAGGAGAACTTTTGACTTATATCCGTACATTGAAGATGTATGGATGGGAGCTTTTGTTTGCAGATCGTTTAAGGGTGGCCAGATCCCTGGAAGTGAAGTATTTATCT ACCAGGAAGTATTTGGATGCATGGTGTGTATTCTTTTGGGCAACCACACCAACACTCTTTTCGCTGTTCACATTTGGACTCTTTGTGTTGACAGGGCATTCACTCAATGCCGCAACG GTTTTCACATGTCTCTCTCTTTTCAATACCTTGATCTCTCCGTTAAATTCGTTCCCATGGGTCATTAATGGGTTGATTGAT GCTATCATATCTACTAGGAGATTGGCTAAATTTCTCTCATGTCCCGAGCATATTTCTCAACGGGTACTCACAGCTGACCCGTCATCTAAATTTCTCTTCAACCCCttggttgatattgattttgatcATATGGCGGTTATCATCCGAGATGCATCATGTACATGGTTGAACATCAACGGTGAGGAATGTAGCTCTGTGCTGAATGCGATAACTCTGGACCTTCCCAAGGGATCACTTGTTGTAGTAATCGGAGAG GTAGGTTCTGGGAAATCATCCTTGTTAAATTCAATTCTTGGAGAAACTCGGCTTGTTCGTGGAAGAATACACTCATTTGGGTCAATAGCGTATGCGTCACAG GTCCCGTGGATATTGTCGGGCACTGTGCGTGACAATATTTTGTTTGGAAGGGAGTATGATGCGAAAAG ATATGCAGAAGTGCTACAAGCATGCACTCTTGATGTTGATATTTCCTTGATGGTTGGAGGTGACCTAGCTTATATAGGGGAGAAGGGAGTCAATTTATCAGGTGGACAGAAAGCACGTCTTTCACTCGCGAG GGCTGTGTACTCTGGTGCGGATATATTTATGCTAGATGATGTTCTCAGCGCAGTTGATACTCAAGTTGCTTCCTGGATTTTATACAGAGCCATTTTGGGACCTTTAATGAATAGGCAGACACGTGTCCTCTGTACTCATAATGTTCAG GCAATGCAATCTGCTGACATGATTGTTATTATGGACAAAGGAGAAGTCAAATGGGCAGGAAGTTTGGCTGAATACTCAGTCTCTCCGCATGTAGTAGTCTCATCGTTTGAAGAATCAATGGATTCAGCGTCCCAATTTGCACGGCAGGATAGTAATGTCTGGGTTTCACTTGATAGAAAATATGAGGTCCTGCTGCAAGGAAACACCGCAACTGCTCAGGATGAACCACAAGAATTCATTGAAGCAGAGCTGAGAAAGGAGGGCAAAGTTGAACTCAGCGTATATAA AGCATATGCCAAATTTTCCAGCTGGCCAGTGGTTATTATAATTTGTATCTCGGCTGTTTTAATGCAAGTGTCACGTAATGGAAATGATTTGTGGTTATCATACTGGGTTGATTCGGTTACGGGGAGGCACAAAGCTAACTATTCCACATCCTTTTATCTG GTAGTTCTCTCTGTCTTCTGTCTCTCGAATTCTCTCTTAACCTTGGTAAGGGCGTTCTCTTTTGCATTTGGAGGTCTAAGAGCTGCAGTTCAGGTGCACAGTGACCTTCTAAACAAATTGATCAGTGCACCTGTAAATTTCTTTGATAGGACACCAACTGGACGGTTGCTGAACAG ATTGTCAtcagatctatacatgattgatGACTCTCTTCCCTTCATTCTTAACATTCTCTTAGCTAATTTTGTTGGCCTCGTGGGCATCGCAGTAGTATTATCATATGTACAG GTCATATTTTTGCTTCTGCTACTGCCGCTGTGGTATATTTACAGCAAGTTACAG TTTTACTATAGAGCAACATCCCGTGAGCTGCGGAGGCTTGACAGTGTTTCTCGTTCTCCTATTTATACATCTTTCACAGAAACACTAGATGGGTCATCAACTATTAGAGCATTCAAAGCGGAG GATTATTTCTTAGGTAGATTCATGGATCACATTGCATTCTATCAGAAAACCTCGTACTCAGAGTTGATCGCAAGTTTATGGCTTTCTTTGCGCTTACAA TTGCTAGCAGCATTTATAATCTCTTTCGTGGCCCTGATGGCTGTTCTTGGAAGCCGTGCCGATTTTCCTATCAGCTTGGGTACACCTGGACTG GTGGGCTTGGCTCTCTCGTATACGGCTCCAATTGTGTCTCTGTTGAGCAGTTTCTTATCCAGTTTCACTGAAACAGAAAAGGAAATGGTTTCTGTTGAACGGGTGCTGCAG TATAAGGATGTTCCCGAAGAAGAATTCCAGGGATGCAAACCTCTGCATAAAGATTGGCCCTTCCTAGGAAAGATTGAATTTCAAAATGTCACCTTGCGGTATTTGCCATCTTCGCCACCTGCTCTCCGGGGTATTACTTTTACTGTTGCAGGAGGGACACAG GTTGGAGTAATTGGAAGAACGGGTGCTGGAAAATCTAGTGTGATAAATGCCCTTTTTCGCCTTAATTCAATATGTGGAGGGTGTGTTATAGTGGATGATGTAGATATTGCTGACAGTGCTGTTAGAGATCTCCGGTCACATTTTGCTGTTGTTCCTCAGAGCCCATTTTTGTTTGAAGGACTGCTTAG GGACAATATAGATCCATACGGGGTGACAAGCGACTCAAAAATTTGGGAGGCTCTTGAGAAATGCCATGTTAAGGATGAGGTTGAAGCAGCAGGAGGCTTGGACATTCATGTGAAAGAAGATGGAATTTCATTTTCTGTTGGGCAACGGCAGCTTTTGTGCCTTGCTCGTGCTCTGTTGAAATCTTCTAAG GTACTCTGTTTGGATGAGTGCACTGCCAATGTAGACACTCAAACAGCAAAGTTACTACAAAATGCTATATCCAGTGAAACCAAAGGCAGAACAGTGATTACGATTGCTCATCGAATTTCCACCGTTATGAACATGGATAAGATTCTGATTCTTGACCAAGGGAGATTG GTTGAGGAAGGCGACCCACGGATTCTGTTACAAGATGAATTCTCCAGGTTTTCTAGTTTTGCTAAAGCTTCAACAATGTGA